Genomic DNA from Paenibacillus borealis:
TGTTGTTACGCGAGAAATTGTTGTTATTTCCGCGTGCACTGTTACCACTGTTACCGCCGCCACCAAAGGCAGGCTCTTCGGGAGTACTTCCACCACTTGGTGCATTTCCGCCTTCACGGTTCTGCGAGGATTCCAGGAAACGGACATTATCAGCAATAACTTCAGTGACGTATACACGTTTACCTTCATTATTCTCGTAATTCCGTACTTGGATGCGTCCTTCTACGGCTGCCAGTCGTCCTTTGCGCAAGTAATTGGCACAGGTCTCAGCCAGCTGTCTCCAGGTTACTACCGGGATAAAGTCCGCTTCGCGTTCACCGTTCTGGCCCGTAAAGTTGCGGTCTACGGCAAGCGTAAACTGCGTTACGGCAACACCAGCGGGAGTATAACGAAGTTCCGGGTCACGGGTCAAGCGACCGATCAGAATGATACGGTTCAACAATTCAATCCCCTCCTTATAGCGCGATTCGTTACAAAGCTTGTCAATATCTTAGGCAACGTCGTTCGTAATGAGATAACGAATTACTTCGTCGGAAATCTTCATGAGACGTTCCAATTCGGTAACTACTGCAGGTTCTGCATTGAAGTTAACCAAAACATAAACGCCATCACGGAATTTCTTGATCTCATACGCAAGACGGCGTTTACCTTGCACATCGTGCTTTGTAATTTCTCCGCCGTTGGAGATGATGCCTTGGAATTTTTCGACTGCTGCTTGAACGGCCTCTTGTTCAATGTCA
This window encodes:
- the ssb gene encoding single-stranded DNA-binding protein yields the protein MLNRIILIGRLTRDPELRYTPAGVAVTQFTLAVDRNFTGQNGEREADFIPVVTWRQLAETCANYLRKGRLAAVEGRIQVRNYENNEGKRVYVTEVIADNVRFLESSQNREGGNAPSGGSTPEEPAFGGGGNSGNSARGNNNNFSRNNNTQDPFSGDGKPIDISDDDLPF
- the rpsF gene encoding 30S ribosomal protein S6, translated to MRKYEVMYIIRPDIEQEAVQAAVEKFQGIISNGGEITKHDVQGKRRLAYEIKKFRDGVYVLVNFNAEPAVVTELERLMKISDEVIRYLITNDVA